The Rhodothermus profundi genome includes a window with the following:
- the rpsU gene encoding 30S ribosomal protein S21 — MARPGVGIKVRENEPIDRVLRRFKRAVNRSKVLREYRQHMFYIKPSERRRIERQKALRNARRHSQS, encoded by the coding sequence TTGGCACGCCCAGGCGTTGGTATCAAAGTACGAGAGAACGAACCGATCGACCGCGTTCTGCGTCGCTTTAAACGCGCGGTCAACCGCAGCAAGGTATTGCGGGAGTATCGCCAGCATATGTTCTACATCAAGCCCTCAGAACGGCGGCGCATCGAGCGCCAGAAGGCGCTGCGCAATGCACGTCGGCATTCTCAGTCCTGA
- the rdgB gene encoding RdgB/HAM1 family non-canonical purine NTP pyrophosphatase produces MEKSRPAITLVLATRNPGKLAELRKLLADLPITLRAAAEFPGAPEVIEDAATLEGNAIRKARALQAFTGLPTLADDTGLEVEALGGAPGVHSARFAGPKATDADNRALLLQRLQGMKNRRARFRTVLAFAPDARTFYLFEGVCPGWIVEEARGCGGFGYDPLFVPEGHTQTFAEMSMEEKNRLSHRGQALRAFVSFLHQWLKEQSR; encoded by the coding sequence ATGGAAAAATCTCGACCCGCTATTACGCTCGTGCTGGCCACGCGCAATCCAGGCAAGCTGGCTGAATTGCGGAAGCTTCTGGCGGATCTTCCGATCACGCTGCGCGCCGCTGCAGAGTTTCCGGGCGCTCCAGAAGTGATTGAAGATGCGGCCACGTTGGAGGGTAATGCGATCCGAAAAGCCCGGGCGTTGCAGGCGTTTACGGGATTGCCAACGCTGGCCGACGACACCGGTCTGGAGGTAGAAGCGCTGGGAGGGGCGCCGGGGGTGCACTCTGCGCGTTTTGCCGGTCCGAAAGCGACCGATGCCGACAATCGGGCGTTGCTGCTGCAGCGGCTGCAGGGCATGAAAAACCGCCGCGCCCGCTTCCGAACGGTGCTGGCTTTTGCGCCAGACGCCCGTACGTTCTACCTGTTTGAGGGGGTCTGTCCAGGTTGGATTGTAGAAGAGGCGCGCGGCTGTGGCGGATTCGGGTACGATCCCCTGTTCGTGCCGGAGGGGCATACGCAAACATTTGCTGAAATGTCCATGGAAGAGAAAAACCGCCTCAGTCATCGAGGGCAGGCGTTGCGGGCATTTGTTAGCTTTCTGCACCAATGGTTGAAGGAACAGTCCAGGTGA
- the dtd gene encoding D-aminoacyl-tRNA deacylase — protein MVALVQRVSEASVEVNGQITGAIGPGLLILLGVHRHDTRAEADWLARKCANLRIFSDESGRMNRSLRDVQGEALVVSQFTLYGDASRGHRPSFTESAPPEKAEPLYRYFVEQLAKALGRPVPTGIFGAMMRVRLVNDGPVTLWVERKPKAGS, from the coding sequence ATGGTTGCTCTCGTGCAGCGCGTCTCCGAAGCATCTGTGGAAGTGAACGGCCAGATCACCGGTGCTATTGGACCGGGGTTGCTCATTCTGCTGGGCGTGCACCGGCACGATACTCGGGCAGAAGCCGACTGGTTGGCCCGCAAGTGCGCCAACCTGCGTATCTTTTCGGATGAAAGCGGAAGAATGAACCGTTCGCTGCGTGATGTGCAGGGAGAGGCGCTGGTCGTGTCCCAGTTTACGCTCTATGGGGATGCCTCGCGCGGACATCGACCGTCGTTTACCGAGTCGGCCCCGCCTGAAAAGGCGGAGCCGCTTTACCGGTACTTTGTGGAGCAACTGGCAAAAGCGCTGGGCAGGCCTGTGCCGACCGGTATCTTCGGGGCTATGATGCGGGTACGTCTGGTAAATGATGGGCCGGTAACGCTCTGGGTAGAACGCAAGCCAAAAGCAGGATCCTGA